One Metamycoplasma canadense DNA segment encodes these proteins:
- the mnmE gene encoding tRNA uridine-5-carboxymethylaminomethyl(34) synthesis GTPase MnmE yields the protein MRKDYNDTIAAIASGNINQAISIIRISGPESIEIIKKIFTGKIGKDKTISYGYIKDPVNNKIIDEVLINFFIGDKNFVGEDTIEINAHGGIIVTNKILNLIISNGARLAAKGEFSRRAFLNGKISLEKAEAINSLIHSKTNIQAEIAIKQFENKDDLIIESLEQQLLTIISIIEINIDYSDYNDIEQMDKNKLLKLINNLKNNIDLIIKKSENAIDVYKGIKVAIVGQPNTGKSSILNILLEKEKAIVTEIAGTTRDVVEGDYELNGILFKIIDTAGIRKTTNKVEKIGIERSIDAIKEAKIVVHLFNPEKKENEDDKLIKDLSKNKIYIPVLNKSDLLKEKAPKNVILTSAKNNNTWELKNALVKNYLALDYEDPDLIYNTRRLGLLKQCANELNNAILSLKSGFGPEVVILDINKAWSILREILNKEHDNEALLDNIFNKFCLGK from the coding sequence ATGAGAAAAGATTATAATGATACTATTGCTGCTATAGCGTCAGGAAATATAAATCAAGCAATTTCAATAATTAGAATTTCAGGACCTGAATCAATAGAAATAATAAAAAAAATATTTACCGGAAAAATTGGTAAAGACAAAACTATTTCTTATGGGTACATAAAAGATCCTGTAAACAATAAAATAATTGATGAAGTTTTAATTAATTTTTTTATAGGTGATAAAAATTTCGTCGGTGAAGATACTATAGAAATTAATGCTCATGGTGGAATTATAGTTACTAATAAAATTTTAAACTTAATAATATCAAATGGTGCACGATTAGCTGCTAAAGGTGAATTTTCAAGAAGAGCTTTTTTAAACGGAAAAATATCGTTAGAAAAAGCTGAAGCTATAAACTCATTAATTCACTCAAAAACAAATATACAAGCAGAAATAGCAATTAAACAATTTGAAAATAAAGATGATTTAATAATTGAATCTTTAGAACAACAACTATTAACAATAATATCTATTATTGAAATAAATATTGATTACTCAGACTATAACGATATTGAGCAAATGGATAAAAACAAATTATTAAAATTAATCAATAATTTAAAAAATAATATTGATTTAATAATCAAAAAGTCTGAAAATGCTATTGATGTTTATAAAGGAATAAAAGTTGCTATCGTTGGACAACCAAATACTGGAAAATCATCAATTTTAAATATTCTTTTAGAAAAAGAAAAAGCTATCGTTACTGAAATCGCAGGAACAACTAGAGATGTGGTTGAAGGTGATTATGAATTAAATGGAATTTTATTTAAAATTATCGATACTGCCGGAATTAGAAAAACAACAAATAAAGTTGAAAAAATAGGAATTGAAAGATCGATTGATGCAATTAAGGAAGCAAAAATAGTTGTTCATTTATTTAATCCTGAAAAAAAAGAAAATGAAGACGATAAATTAATTAAAGATCTTTCAAAAAATAAAATATATATTCCAGTTTTAAATAAAAGTGATCTTCTGAAAGAAAAAGCACCAAAAAATGTAATTTTGACATCTGCTAAAAATAATAATACTTGAGAACTTAAAAATGCACTTGTAAAAAATTATTTAGCTTTAGATTACGAAGACCCTGATTTAATTTACAACACAAGAAGACTGGGATTATTAAAGCAATGTGCAAACGAACTGAATAATGCTATTTTAAGTTTAAAATCAGGCTTCGGTCCTGAAGTAGTAATACTTGATATAAATAAAGCATGGTCAATATTAAGAGAAATTTTAAACAAAGAACACGATAACGAAGCGTTATTGGATAATATCTTTAATAAATTTTGTTTAGGTAAATAA
- a CDS encoding M13 family metallopeptidase has product MNKKLIKEDFFQAINGEWLSKHEIPNDKTSIGSFERLDENLTNLKSRLLNKWVLNNEEISNNQMLVEMIKLFKLVNNWSDRKANGIKPILPILESIEKLENWKDLEKVYVDYTLNSFELPINFGISSDFKNEGKETLFAVCPSVILPEKNYYSDEEKKNSLYKIWVAMAKKLLLKIKKDEKWVENLINKALIWDTEASKYILSAEEWAIVTNIYNPKKISELDKKVTELKWSKIINNLLNKEIEEVICVSNNLIDDMALLIKKENFENYKAFLYITTLISLSPYLDYNSQVISSEFRRILVGQQKPTSKKRSAVKLVADNIYKMVFGKYYGETYFGKDNKKNVENMISKMIKIYENRLKENNWLSEKTKEKAILKLSKVDVYVGYPEIIDEFYEKLIVKKYNGFDDLLNNIMEFNKIKNQFSFASYGKKKNKDLWSMTPAMVNAYYNPTNNKIVFPAGILQAPFYSSKQSSSENYGGIGVVIAHEISHAFDNNGANFDENGMMNSWWTEQDKIEFEKRAEKMVKLFEGRKTDAGKCNGKLTVSENIADAGGVSCALEAAKSENDFNAKKFFINYAINWRSKYRKELQKLLLDTDVHAPCVLRTNVQVQNSDDFYTAFNIKKGDKMYLDPKKRVKIW; this is encoded by the coding sequence ATGAACAAAAAACTTATTAAAGAAGACTTTTTTCAAGCTATTAACGGCGAATGATTAAGTAAACATGAAATCCCAAATGATAAAACATCAATCGGTTCGTTTGAAAGATTAGACGAAAACTTAACAAACTTAAAATCAAGACTTTTAAATAAATGAGTCTTAAATAACGAAGAAATATCAAATAATCAAATGCTTGTTGAAATGATAAAATTGTTTAAATTAGTTAACAATTGATCTGATCGTAAAGCAAATGGAATTAAACCTATTTTACCAATTTTAGAATCAATTGAAAAATTAGAAAATTGAAAAGATTTAGAAAAAGTTTATGTTGATTACACTTTAAATAGCTTCGAGCTTCCAATTAATTTTGGTATATCTAGCGATTTTAAAAACGAAGGCAAAGAAACTCTTTTCGCAGTTTGTCCATCTGTTATTCTTCCTGAAAAAAATTACTATTCAGACGAAGAAAAGAAAAACTCATTATATAAAATTTGAGTAGCAATGGCAAAGAAATTACTTCTAAAAATTAAGAAAGATGAAAAATGGGTAGAAAATCTAATAAACAAAGCTTTAATTTGAGATACCGAAGCTTCTAAGTACATTTTATCAGCCGAAGAATGAGCAATTGTTACAAATATTTATAACCCTAAAAAAATTTCTGAACTAGATAAAAAAGTAACTGAATTAAAATGATCAAAAATTATAAATAATTTATTAAATAAAGAAATTGAAGAAGTTATTTGTGTTTCAAATAATTTAATTGATGATATGGCTTTATTAATTAAAAAAGAAAATTTTGAAAATTATAAAGCATTTTTATATATAACAACTTTAATTTCTTTATCACCTTATTTAGATTATAATAGTCAAGTTATATCGAGTGAATTTAGAAGAATTTTAGTTGGACAACAAAAACCAACTAGTAAAAAAAGAAGTGCTGTAAAGCTTGTTGCAGATAATATTTATAAAATGGTTTTTGGAAAATATTATGGTGAAACATATTTCGGCAAAGATAACAAAAAAAACGTTGAAAATATGATTTCAAAAATGATTAAAATTTATGAAAATAGATTAAAAGAAAATAATTGATTATCTGAAAAAACAAAAGAAAAAGCCATTCTTAAACTTTCAAAAGTTGATGTTTATGTAGGATATCCTGAAATTATAGATGAATTTTATGAAAAATTAATTGTAAAAAAATATAATGGTTTTGATGATTTATTAAATAATATTATGGAGTTTAATAAAATTAAAAATCAGTTTTCTTTTGCTTCATATGGCAAAAAGAAAAATAAAGATTTATGATCAATGACACCCGCTATGGTAAATGCTTACTATAACCCAACTAATAATAAAATTGTTTTTCCAGCCGGCATTTTACAAGCTCCATTTTATAGTTCAAAACAATCATCTTCAGAAAACTATGGTGGTATCGGTGTTGTAATTGCTCACGAAATTTCACATGCTTTCGATAATAATGGTGCTAATTTTGATGAAAATGGAATGATGAATAGCTGATGAACAGAGCAAGATAAAATCGAGTTTGAAAAACGAGCAGAAAAAATGGTCAAATTATTCGAAGGTAGAAAAACTGACGCAGGAAAATGTAATGGTAAGCTAACTGTTTCAGAAAATATCGCCGACGCCGGTGGGGTTTCATGTGCTCTTGAAGCAGCTAAAAGCGAAAATGATTTTAATGCTAAAAAATTCTTTATCAATTATGCTATTAACTGACGTTCAAAATATAGAAAAGAATTGCAAAAACTTCTTTTAGATACTGATGTTCATGCACCTTGTGTTTTAAGAACTAATGTTCAAGTTCAAAATTCCGATGATTTTTACACCGCTTTTAATATTAAAAAAGGTGATAAAATGTATTTAGATCCTAAAAAACGTGTAAAAATTTGATAA
- a CDS encoding MHO_4530 family protein, with amino-acid sequence MNKILEQLEQPKIYNKNNYSWLVISVVLFVLIICILTTLLIIFIKKRSILIDNKNGFLNLEVDLEKERIKRLSNINETANEPFFLRKLNFLNNKWKKLSDFQNLLDKNTNIAFISSLKKKENTIINFEKDLNKWFLTLKIKASIEIKIVDKKRAYLTLNWSEYNKKEDFVFEQTNMNTNYLLNENSNYLVCGFILNIKNIYNINNFLNLFKKDCVKNKIEGIKVFLDWNKLFFVFPLSKFKRKQAEKNIRIINETSFFYKHLFNLFFAFDSSLLTKKEYYNYEIIFDYLKNDYKQNEDYWISNDITNSEDFKQFQEKYDYVLNEINNSNSIELKNIPINSFAEDKSKLTLLLNELKFEALNIENTEILSTLDIYKNYFIKLYDNINPIDFHGKILVINDFIFDLMDNKKIENLMSINNSLLQLVVLNTKKSLKKVKKKIEIIQENKIKGTIGIKISEINDDIISTIDKWVKIIWISKSITNNLNNPQTMFYVRLLLERAEQFKILIIFENLDYKNYKKVLYNNNNNLFYTKNKSVNK; translated from the coding sequence ATGAATAAAATTTTAGAACAACTTGAACAACCAAAAATTTATAATAAAAATAATTATTCTTGATTAGTAATTTCAGTAGTTCTTTTTGTCTTAATTATTTGTATTCTAACTACTTTGTTAATAATTTTCATTAAAAAAAGAAGTATTTTAATTGATAACAAGAATGGTTTTTTAAATCTCGAGGTTGATTTAGAAAAAGAAAGAATCAAGCGTCTTAGCAATATTAATGAAACGGCAAACGAACCATTTTTTTTAAGAAAACTAAATTTTTTAAATAACAAATGAAAAAAATTAAGCGACTTTCAAAATTTACTTGATAAAAATACAAATATTGCTTTTATATCTTCTTTAAAAAAGAAAGAAAATACAATTATAAATTTTGAAAAAGATTTAAATAAGTGGTTTTTAACCTTAAAAATAAAAGCAAGTATCGAAATTAAAATAGTTGATAAAAAAAGAGCATATTTAACGTTAAATTGGTCAGAATATAATAAAAAAGAAGATTTTGTTTTTGAGCAAACTAACATGAATACAAACTATTTATTAAATGAAAATAGTAATTATTTAGTATGCGGATTTATTTTAAATATAAAGAATATCTATAACATTAACAATTTTCTTAATTTATTTAAAAAAGACTGTGTTAAAAACAAAATTGAAGGAATTAAAGTTTTTTTAGATTGAAATAAATTATTTTTTGTTTTTCCGCTTTCAAAATTTAAAAGAAAACAAGCTGAAAAAAATATTAGAATTATTAATGAAACTTCTTTTTTTTATAAGCATTTATTTAATTTATTTTTTGCATTTGATAGTAGTTTGCTTACTAAAAAAGAATATTATAATTACGAAATTATTTTTGACTATTTAAAAAATGATTATAAACAAAATGAAGATTATTGAATTTCTAATGACATTACTAATTCAGAAGATTTTAAACAATTTCAAGAAAAATATGACTACGTTTTAAATGAAATTAATAACTCTAATAGCATAGAACTAAAAAATATTCCGATTAATTCTTTTGCTGAAGATAAATCAAAACTTACACTTTTATTGAATGAATTAAAATTCGAAGCTCTTAATATTGAAAATACTGAAATTTTATCTACTTTAGATATTTATAAAAATTATTTTATAAAACTTTATGACAATATTAATCCTATTGATTTTCACGGCAAAATTCTAGTAATTAATGATTTTATTTTTGATTTAATGGATAACAAAAAAATTGAAAATTTAATGTCTATAAATAATTCTCTTTTACAGCTAGTTGTTTTAAACACTAAAAAAAGTTTAAAAAAAGTTAAAAAGAAAATCGAAATAATCCAAGAAAATAAAATAAAAGGGACTATAGGTATTAAAATAAGCGAAATTAATGACGATATTATTTCAACTATTGATAAATGAGTAAAAATTATCTGAATTAGTAAATCAATAACCAATAATTTAAACAATCCTCAAACAATGTTTTATGTAAGATTGCTATTAGAAAGAGCAGAACAATTTAAAATATTAATTATATTCGAAAATTTAGACTATAAAAACTATAAAAAAGTTTTATACAACAATAACAATAATTTGTTTTACACAAAAAATAAATCAGTAAACAAATAA
- a CDS encoding ATP-dependent helicase, whose amino-acid sequence MLNLDNLNKQQKQAVEYNDGPLRIIAGAGSGKTRVLTYKISYLIDNLNINPLRVLALTFSNKAANEMKQRVTAMIEDPNNLPTISTFHAICAKILRQDIHQLGYNNDFQIIDELDQKAILKSVYAEMDISNSEFSYSSIISYIQNKKNALFDFLNIEDENLDTNLSLQERKIIETKEIIYKKYQERLQRSKALDFDDLLVFVYTLFYDPKYESIAKKWSKRFYYLLIDEFQDTSIIQYKILQKLCSTNNITIVGDPDQTIYSWRNADINIIINFEKDYPDTVTIKLEENYRSTKKILNYANNLIKHNKLRLEKNLYTLNDEGDDVSFFCGHNEEAEARWIAQKISELKRSRVQLKNIAILFRVNSYSRAIEEALIRENTIYKLFGTIKFYQREEIKDALAYLRVIHDGSELMLLRIINKPSRKIGEVTIDKLIEFARNKNLDLFKAIELYIEEIQKTLNISSSTILRLADLINAIRWARVALKTNSISSTLKEFMFKVISYFDIFKSSEEDYESKVENFLSLITAIEQWEKTHNHGSIDEYLQEITLITDRDVEDDATSYVSLMTVHNAKGLEFDYVFICGLAEGLFPLKRAISISPNKDFTFLRSSINEENIEGIEEERRLAYVAITRAKKKLFLSFAINRTGFATRSRFLKEAGIKEQSSINLANDFSIDQENNLNNSDLIVGDYIMHKIYGKGLIVDLVGTIITIKFDDFKISKQFERSHHSIKKWDGNTNE is encoded by the coding sequence ATGTTAAATTTAGATAATTTAAATAAGCAACAAAAACAAGCCGTTGAGTACAATGATGGCCCTTTAAGAATAATTGCTGGTGCTGGTTCCGGAAAAACCAGAGTTTTAACATATAAAATCTCTTATCTAATAGATAATTTAAATATTAATCCCTTACGTGTTTTGGCTTTGACATTTTCAAATAAAGCAGCTAATGAAATGAAGCAACGTGTTACTGCAATGATAGAAGATCCTAATAATCTTCCTACAATTAGTACATTTCATGCAATATGTGCAAAAATATTAAGACAAGATATTCACCAATTAGGTTACAATAATGATTTTCAAATTATTGACGAGCTTGATCAAAAAGCAATTTTAAAATCCGTTTATGCTGAAATGGATATATCAAATAGCGAATTTAGCTATAGTTCAATAATAAGCTATATTCAAAACAAAAAAAATGCTTTATTCGATTTTTTAAATATCGAAGATGAAAATTTAGATACTAATTTATCTTTACAAGAAAGAAAAATAATTGAAACTAAAGAAATAATATATAAAAAATACCAAGAAAGACTTCAAAGATCAAAGGCTCTTGATTTTGATGATTTATTAGTTTTTGTTTATACTTTATTTTATGATCCTAAATATGAAAGTATTGCTAAAAAATGATCAAAAAGATTTTATTATTTACTGATTGACGAATTTCAAGATACAAGTATAATTCAATATAAGATTTTACAAAAACTTTGCTCAACAAATAATATTACAATTGTTGGTGACCCTGATCAAACAATATATAGTTGAAGAAACGCTGATATTAATATTATTATTAATTTTGAAAAAGATTATCCAGATACAGTAACAATTAAACTTGAAGAAAATTATCGATCAACTAAAAAAATATTAAATTATGCTAACAACTTAATTAAACATAATAAATTAAGATTAGAAAAAAATTTATATACTTTAAATGATGAAGGTGATGACGTTAGTTTTTTTTGTGGTCATAACGAAGAAGCCGAAGCTAGATGAATTGCACAAAAAATTTCTGAACTTAAAAGATCACGCGTTCAATTGAAAAATATTGCAATTTTATTTAGAGTAAACAGCTACTCCCGTGCTATTGAAGAAGCTTTAATTCGTGAAAACACAATTTATAAGCTTTTTGGTACTATTAAGTTTTATCAAAGAGAAGAAATTAAAGATGCCTTAGCTTATTTAAGAGTTATCCATGATGGTAGCGAACTAATGCTTCTTAGAATTATTAACAAACCATCACGTAAAATCGGTGAAGTAACTATTGATAAGTTAATTGAATTTGCAAGAAATAAAAATCTTGATTTATTCAAAGCTATTGAACTTTACATTGAGGAAATACAAAAAACTTTAAATATTTCAAGTTCAACAATTTTACGTCTTGCTGATTTAATAAATGCTATACGTTGGGCAAGAGTTGCCTTAAAAACTAATTCAATTAGCAGTACACTAAAAGAATTTATGTTTAAAGTTATTTCATATTTTGATATTTTTAAATCTTCAGAAGAAGATTATGAATCAAAAGTTGAAAACTTTTTAAGCTTAATAACAGCAATCGAACAATGAGAGAAAACTCATAACCACGGTTCGATTGATGAGTATTTACAAGAAATAACTTTGATTACTGATCGCGACGTTGAAGACGATGCTACTAGTTATGTTTCTTTAATGACAGTGCACAATGCAAAGGGACTTGAATTTGATTATGTATTTATTTGCGGTCTAGCTGAAGGATTATTCCCATTAAAAAGAGCTATTTCGATTTCACCAAATAAAGATTTTACTTTTTTAAGAAGTTCTATAAATGAAGAGAATATTGAAGGTATTGAAGAAGAAAGAAGATTAGCTTATGTCGCAATTACAAGAGCGAAGAAAAAACTATTTTTATCTTTTGCAATTAATCGTACGGGTTTTGCAACAAGAAGTAGATTTTTAAAAGAAGCAGGAATTAAAGAACAAAGTAGTATTAATTTAGCTAATGATTTCTCAATTGATCAAGAAAATAATTTAAATAATAGCGATTTGATTGTTGGTGATTATATTATGCACAAAATCTATGGTAAGGGCTTAATTGTTGATTTAGTTGGAACTATTATTACTATTAAATTTGATGATTTTAAAATCTCTAAACAATTCGAAAGATCACACCATTCAATTAAAAAATGAGATGGTAATACAAATGAATAA
- a CDS encoding RDD family protein, producing the protein MIIKKNKRANFWIRLIATLIDLLLFVIFAISSSFFVFNYKQTDFYTENVIYKEIIYRTWLLLLILFIILEYILVPIFSNGRTFGMWICKIKIIKQENNQKLSRAIFDRQRLFAFLWIFVFLGFMLISTDAFLKAARGNKLNNAEKLVFAIPVVLSTIAINLQLFLIITNAKVTRLGWNDKFSKTETVWKNKYEEIFEEEKNELKIYPKKRELPKINAIN; encoded by the coding sequence ATGATAATTAAAAAAAATAAAAGAGCAAATTTTTGAATAAGATTGATAGCTACCTTAATTGATCTTTTATTATTTGTTATTTTTGCTATTTCAAGTTCATTTTTTGTTTTTAACTACAAACAAACTGATTTTTACACAGAAAATGTTATTTATAAAGAAATAATATATCGAACTTGATTATTATTATTGATTTTATTTATTATATTAGAGTATATTTTAGTTCCAATATTTTCTAATGGAAGAACTTTTGGAATGTGAATTTGTAAAATAAAAATAATAAAACAGGAAAATAATCAAAAACTATCAAGAGCAATATTTGATCGACAAAGATTATTTGCTTTTTTATGAATATTTGTATTTTTGGGGTTCATGCTTATTTCTACCGATGCTTTTTTAAAAGCAGCAAGAGGTAATAAACTAAATAATGCTGAAAAATTAGTTTTTGCTATCCCTGTTGTCCTTTCAACAATTGCAATAAATTTACAACTTTTTTTAATAATTACCAATGCAAAAGTAACTAGATTAGGATGGAATGATAAATTCTCAAAAACTGAGACAGTATGAAAAAATAAATACGAAGAAATTTTTGAAGAAGAAAAAAACGAACTAAAAATTTATCCAAAAAAAAGAGAATTGCCTAAAATCAATGCTATAAATTAA
- a CDS encoding glycosyltransferase — translation MQKKLTIIIPIYNPIISLDKILNNIYKQKSQNFDVIITIDKPKDKDFYEIDKIQNKLKDSVKFIFNTSHQHVVSVIQEALKLVKTNYVYVLYSYCELKTKFTQNIDDFLNSLKELPDFIEVPGFSTSISHSLIKSNILSNLGVVNLEKNKYPYALVTPFIFNCLMKKEIMEQVVQSPKIKDSNQEYSSNFVFKALLYSKTFAYFNDTWIENLNYGFLSFNPKSLTRGWNSIFNQFNIEDQDKKNALEFAKFINYCYYIAGILGTIKTRKNELDAKNLKNIKVALLQEIQTQKQFWTNQLKTNPYFEQFNIQELFDLTNGLVEKWDLILKKFLW, via the coding sequence ATGCAAAAAAAATTAACTATTATTATTCCTATTTATAACCCTATTATTTCGTTGGATAAAATTTTAAATAATATTTATAAACAAAAAAGTCAAAACTTCGATGTCATAATTACTATTGATAAACCAAAAGACAAAGATTTTTATGAAATTGATAAAATCCAAAATAAATTAAAAGACTCCGTAAAGTTTATTTTCAACACATCTCACCAACACGTAGTAAGCGTTATACAAGAAGCTTTAAAACTTGTTAAAACTAATTATGTTTATGTTTTATACTCTTATTGTGAATTAAAGACTAAATTTACACAGAATATTGATGATTTTTTAAATTCATTAAAAGAATTGCCTGATTTTATTGAGGTTCCTGGATTTAGTACTTCAATTTCTCATTCATTAATTAAGTCAAATATTTTAAGTAATCTAGGCGTTGTAAATCTTGAAAAAAATAAATATCCTTATGCTTTAGTAACTCCCTTTATTTTTAATTGCTTAATGAAAAAAGAAATTATGGAGCAAGTTGTTCAAAGTCCAAAAATTAAAGACAGTAATCAAGAATATTCGTCTAATTTTGTTTTTAAAGCATTACTTTATTCAAAAACATTTGCATATTTTAATGATACTTGAATCGAAAATCTAAATTATGGATTTTTATCTTTTAACCCAAAATCTTTAACAAGAGGTTGAAACTCTATATTTAACCAATTTAACATTGAAGATCAAGACAAAAAAAACGCATTGGAATTTGCTAAATTTATAAATTATTGTTACTATATAGCAGGTATTTTAGGAACAATTAAAACAAGAAAAAATGAATTAGATGCTAAAAATTTAAAAAATATTAAAGTTGCTCTTTTGCAAGAAATTCAAACTCAAAAACAATTTTGAACAAATCAATTAAAAACTAACCCTTATTTTGAACAATTTAATATTCAAGAACTTTTTGATTTAACTAACGGTTTAGTTGAAAAATGAGATTTAATTCTTAAGAAATTTCTATGATAA
- the asnS gene encoding asparagine--tRNA ligase — MTLKKLLLDIKKIKELQEFEIKGWVVSNRGNEKIRFLTINDGSTISNMQVVAKGEIISKFNLSSIALGTPVIAKGLIHLTPEAMQPFELILELLTIVNNVDEDFPIQKKETSLEFLREIPHLRNRTTLFKSIMLIRNSLAFEIHKYFQENDFLYMASPIITSNDGEGAGETLLVDDESKDYFFKQKAFLGVTGQLHAEAYAASFKKVYTFGPTFRAENSHTSRHLAEFWMIEPEVAFYQLKDIINLADDLLKTVISNTLKKYPDEIKYLNNINPNLIETLNKFLNNKLTVIEYKDVVKKLTEFKDSFEEKNIFFGMDLASEHEKFLSEKIVQGPVAVVNYPKDIKAFYMYQNEDNQTVGAFDLLVPGIGELIGGSQRESRYEKLINRMNELKIPTSPLQWYLDLRRFGYAPSSGFGIGFERLVMYVTGIANIRDVIPFPRVAGQIKM; from the coding sequence ATGACATTAAAAAAATTGTTATTAGACATAAAAAAAATTAAAGAATTACAAGAATTTGAAATTAAAGGTTGAGTAGTTTCAAATAGAGGAAATGAAAAAATAAGATTTTTAACAATTAATGATGGAAGTACAATTTCAAATATGCAAGTTGTTGCTAAAGGTGAAATTATTTCTAAATTTAACTTATCATCTATTGCTTTAGGAACTCCAGTCATTGCTAAGGGATTAATTCATTTAACGCCAGAAGCTATGCAACCATTTGAACTTATTTTAGAATTATTAACAATTGTTAATAATGTTGATGAAGATTTTCCTATTCAAAAAAAAGAAACGTCGCTAGAATTTTTGAGAGAAATACCTCATTTAAGAAATAGAACTACTCTTTTTAAAAGTATTATGCTAATAAGAAATTCATTAGCTTTTGAAATTCATAAATATTTCCAAGAAAATGATTTTTTATATATGGCATCTCCGATTATTACATCTAATGATGGTGAAGGAGCAGGAGAAACCTTATTAGTTGATGACGAGTCAAAAGATTATTTCTTCAAACAAAAAGCTTTTTTAGGAGTAACAGGACAATTACATGCTGAAGCATATGCTGCAAGCTTTAAAAAAGTATATACATTCGGTCCAACATTTAGAGCTGAAAACTCACACACCTCAAGACACCTTGCTGAATTTTGAATGATTGAACCTGAAGTTGCTTTTTATCAATTAAAAGACATTATAAATTTAGCTGATGACTTGTTGAAAACAGTTATTTCAAACACATTAAAAAAATATCCGGATGAAATAAAATATTTAAATAATATTAATCCTAATTTAATCGAAACATTAAACAAATTTTTGAACAATAAACTTACTGTTATAGAATACAAGGATGTTGTTAAAAAACTTACCGAGTTTAAAGACTCATTTGAAGAAAAAAACATATTTTTTGGAATGGATTTAGCTTCAGAACATGAAAAATTCTTATCTGAAAAAATTGTTCAAGGTCCTGTTGCTGTTGTTAACTATCCAAAAGATATTAAAGCTTTTTATATGTATCAAAATGAAGATAATCAAACAGTTGGTGCATTCGACTTGCTTGTTCCAGGAATTGGTGAATTGATTGGCGGAAGTCAAAGGGAATCTAGATATGAAAAATTAATTAACAGAATGAATGAACTAAAAATCCCAACTTCTCCTTTACAATGATATTTAGATTTAAGACGTTTTGGATATGCTCCATCAAGTGGTTTTGGTATTGGATTCGAAAGATTAGTAATGTATGTAACTGGGATCGCTAATATAAGAGATGTTATTCCTTTCCCACGTGTCGCAGGGCAAATTAAAATGTAG
- a CDS encoding ABC transporter permease: protein MNKIKNFLKYSYVFIVLALLYVPIIFGTIYSFNSPSDKGIFSVTTWNRTSFEAYTELFSKSHALAFVNSFLLGLSTSVLVIIISLLTVFALWRQKNKIPRSFVQTTSNVPMINPDVITGLTLAIVLNFLFFGTLKATNEGFFRSIIGHTVMCLPYGILIMLPKSDKFSKNIFEASQDLGYSKFKTWFKTYFVYMLGSIGFTFVMTMTLSFDDFIITRIVSNTETLGTQLYEGQFQAWSLAIGAISLLIVIFGNTLYILLKTTQNTKTKKFILLSKK, encoded by the coding sequence ATGAATAAAATTAAGAACTTTTTAAAATATTCTTATGTTTTTATTGTTCTAGCTCTTTTATATGTGCCAATAATTTTTGGAACAATTTATAGTTTTAACTCACCTTCAGATAAAGGAATTTTTTCAGTAACAACATGGAATAGAACTTCATTTGAAGCCTATACTGAATTATTTTCAAAATCTCATGCATTAGCATTTGTAAACTCTTTTTTATTAGGTCTTTCAACTTCAGTATTAGTTATCATTATTTCATTATTAACAGTATTTGCATTATGAAGACAGAAAAATAAAATTCCTCGATCTTTTGTTCAAACAACATCAAACGTTCCAATGATAAATCCGGATGTTATCACAGGTTTAACATTAGCAATTGTATTGAATTTTCTATTTTTCGGAACATTAAAAGCAACAAATGAAGGTTTTTTTAGATCTATTATTGGGCACACAGTTATGTGTTTACCATATGGAATTTTAATAATGTTGCCAAAAAGCGATAAGTTTTCAAAAAACATTTTTGAAGCAAGTCAAGATTTAGGTTATTCAAAATTTAAAACTTGATTTAAAACCTATTTTGTTTATATGCTAGGATCAATTGGATTTACTTTTGTTATGACAATGACACTTTCATTTGATGATTTTATTATTACAAGAATTGTTTCGAATACAGAAACCTTAGGAACTCAACTTTATGAAGGACAATTTCAAGCTTGATCATTAGCTATTGGAGCAATATCTTTATTAATAGTTATTTTCGGAAATACCTTGTATATTTTATTGAAAACAACTCAAAATACAAAAACAAAGAAATTTATATTGCTTTCAAAAAAATAG